Proteins encoded together in one Thermoplasmatales archaeon BRNA1 window:
- a CDS encoding LPS biosynthesis protein yields the protein MNDEQARLISMYKDVSEVLESHGIPFYLCYGSALGAVRHDGFIPWDDDIDLAVWEKDLPRIDDAMTQDLDSNKYYWHFPSADTHPHVILKTEDFEDDLKNKRAPFIDLFVLSDSPSTKVRSLLIKLPVAGIHLSATVVDHISSIRLHKCLAWTVGVFQRLADMICNKDTPLSVIRCAIRQNDVFPKEWWGEPIMHRFEDTDVPLPKEYDAVLTQLYGNYMTPPPEGARSGATGYPCSVYKDYVIGKNGK from the coding sequence ATGAACGATGAACAGGCCCGCCTGATTTCGATGTACAAGGATGTCTCCGAGGTTCTGGAATCACACGGCATCCCCTTCTACCTCTGCTACGGATCCGCTCTCGGCGCCGTCAGACACGACGGTTTCATCCCATGGGACGACGACATCGATCTGGCCGTTTGGGAGAAGGACCTGCCCCGCATCGATGATGCGATGACTCAGGATCTTGATTCAAACAAGTACTACTGGCACTTTCCTTCCGCCGATACCCACCCGCATGTCATCCTCAAAACGGAGGACTTCGAGGACGACCTAAAGAACAAAAGGGCCCCCTTCATCGATCTCTTCGTTCTGTCGGATTCCCCGTCTACAAAGGTCCGGTCCCTGCTGATCAAGCTGCCGGTTGCAGGCATCCACCTGTCCGCCACCGTAGTCGACCACATTTCCTCGATAAGGCTGCATAAATGTCTTGCATGGACGGTGGGAGTGTTCCAACGCCTTGCGGACATGATATGCAACAAGGACACTCCTCTTTCAGTCATACGCTGTGCGATACGTCAGAACGATGTCTTCCCCAAGGAATGGTGGGGCGAGCCGATCATGCATCGGTTCGAGGATACCGATGTGCCCCTCCCGAAAGAATACGATGCCGTCCTCACCCAACTTTACGGGAACTACATGACCCCTCCCCCCGAGGGTGCCCGCTCCGGTGCGACAGGCTACCCCTGCAGTGTCTACAAGGACTACGTCATCGGAAAGAACGGGAAGTGA